Proteins from a single region of Desulfolutivibrio sulfoxidireducens:
- a CDS encoding DUF4416 family protein: MSIPVEPCPAMAVLSVLSASFEAVWPRLLPELESLFGPPCRVSDLLPFDFTTYYDRELGRPIFRRVLGFSRLVPQDALAGLKLATNALEAAFSRPDGRRLANLDPGLLTQERLVLATGKNFGHRIYLKDGIFADLTLVFQKGSWQILPWTFPDYRSQALQAELSVLRERYRQCPEIAGSSPTPSPKDTTRCPKA, translated from the coding sequence ATGAGCATCCCGGTCGAGCCGTGTCCGGCCATGGCCGTGCTGTCGGTCCTCAGCGCCTCGTTCGAGGCGGTCTGGCCGCGCCTTCTCCCCGAGCTCGAATCCCTTTTCGGCCCGCCGTGCCGCGTCTCGGATCTTTTGCCCTTCGACTTCACCACCTATTACGACCGGGAACTGGGCAGGCCCATCTTCCGCCGCGTGCTCGGGTTCTCCCGGCTGGTCCCCCAGGACGCCCTGGCCGGGCTCAAGCTGGCCACCAACGCCCTGGAGGCGGCCTTTTCCCGCCCGGACGGCCGTCGCCTGGCAAACCTCGACCCCGGCCTGCTGACCCAGGAACGGCTGGTCCTGGCCACGGGCAAGAATTTCGGACACCGCATCTATCTAAAGGACGGCATTTTCGCCGACCTGACCCTTGTCTTTCAAAAAGGGTCCTGGCAAATCCTGCCCTGGACGTTTCCGGACTACCGCTCGCAGGCCCTGCAAGCGGAACTTTCGGTTCTGCGCGAAAGGTACCGCCAATGTCCGGAAATCGCCGGTTCATCCCCAACCCCCTCCCCCAAGGACACGACACGATGCCCAAAAGCATGA
- a CDS encoding MiaB/RimO family radical SAM methylthiotransferase gives MDGAKTFFLYTLGCKVNAYDAQALREALCSRGYAEVASPGRAGLIVVNTCAVTARAASESRGLAAGFRRDHPQARVVAAGCAVRAVPDFLAGLADLDAEPGIAALAARIASGEDAGAPTARPSPDSGRTDSPPPPGPPDPGISDFPRARAVLKVQDGCSHGCTYCIVPRARGPSRSRPVEAVTSEARRLAQAGFREIVISGINLGHYGRDLPGAPDFWDLLSALERALAASHPGRVRLRLSSLDPGMLTQKALDILAGGAAVCPHLHVSLQSADPGVLAAMGRGHYQPGRIADFVSALGRVWPAMALGVDLLTGFPGESEAAFRATLEFCARLPLTYAHVFPYSRRPGTRAATLPGHLPAEAKKKRARALRELAAERKAAFARRVAGLARVSFVAETLHPAHGVCEYYLECRLDDPVPGDIRVRDLVPAAPAAAEGTRLVVRAPSPGKGEKT, from the coding sequence ATGGACGGCGCAAAGACGTTTTTCCTGTACACCCTGGGATGCAAGGTCAACGCCTATGACGCCCAGGCCCTGCGCGAGGCCCTGTGTTCGCGGGGATACGCCGAGGTCGCGTCCCCTGGCCGGGCCGGCCTCATCGTGGTCAACACCTGCGCCGTGACCGCCCGGGCCGCCTCGGAATCCCGCGGTCTGGCCGCCGGGTTTCGCCGCGACCATCCCCAGGCCCGGGTCGTGGCCGCCGGGTGCGCCGTGCGGGCCGTGCCGGATTTTCTTGCCGGCCTTGCGGACCTCGACGCCGAGCCGGGCATTGCCGCACTGGCCGCCCGGATCGCCTCGGGGGAGGATGCGGGCGCGCCCACGGCCCGCCCGAGCCCCGACTCGGGTCGAACCGATTCCCCCCCGCCCCCCGGCCCGCCCGATCCCGGGATCTCGGACTTCCCCCGGGCCAGGGCCGTGCTCAAGGTCCAGGACGGCTGCTCCCACGGCTGTACCTATTGCATCGTGCCCCGGGCCAGGGGGCCGTCCCGCTCCCGCCCCGTCGAGGCGGTCACGTCCGAGGCCCGACGCCTGGCCCAGGCCGGGTTCCGGGAAATCGTCATAAGCGGCATCAACCTCGGGCACTATGGCCGCGACCTGCCGGGCGCCCCTGACTTCTGGGACCTTTTGTCCGCCCTGGAACGCGCCCTGGCCGCCTCCCACCCCGGCCGGGTCCGGCTGCGCCTGAGCTCCCTGGACCCGGGCATGCTCACCCAAAAGGCCCTGGACATCCTGGCCGGCGGGGCCGCCGTGTGCCCGCACCTGCACGTGTCCCTGCAAAGCGCCGATCCGGGGGTGCTTGCGGCCATGGGCCGGGGCCATTACCAGCCCGGACGGATTGCGGATTTCGTTTCCGCCCTTGGCCGCGTCTGGCCGGCCATGGCCCTGGGCGTGGACCTTTTGACCGGATTTCCTGGTGAATCCGAGGCCGCGTTCCGGGCCACTTTGGAGTTTTGCGCGAGACTGCCCCTGACCTACGCCCACGTGTTTCCCTATTCCCGACGTCCGGGAACGCGCGCGGCCACCCTGCCCGGCCACCTCCCAGCCGAGGCGAAAAAAAAACGCGCCAGGGCGCTTCGCGAACTGGCGGCCGAACGCAAGGCCGCCTTCGCCCGACGCGTGGCCGGGCTGGCCAGGGTGTCCTTCGTGGCCGAAACGCTCCACCCGGCCCACGGCGTGTGCGAATACTATCTGGAATGCCGGCTGGACGATCCGGTTCCTGGCGACATCCGGGTTCGCGACCTGGTCCCGGCCGCGCCCGCGGCCGCCGAGGGAACGCGCCTTGTGGTCCGCGCCCCCTCCCCGGGCAAAGGGGAAAAGACATGA
- a CDS encoding EAL domain-containing protein, with translation MPLSNELFRTSRPRPGFLAPRNRGQGALPCFFHGTPVSCRPVLDVRTGGVAGVSAAPAWTEPVGGTLYPTGPSLFPEPGDGMPRGGLPLGVIGSVCREFSAWSRHGGAPGLLCVCVGSVPERRDLSRATSLAGGFLSNLGMEPDRLALFFLSEGLLIDPLASLHAFLNLKRLGVKLGVDMCDIERPPYHFLEMLPVDFLRVGREADHGRVDAARGGVDDFGRGLTNLCEFAENLLMDVIVTGVDSFAKYRMVSGLGCRFGQGEYFSAVSPSGKSPGLFAVNGVPSGS, from the coding sequence ATGCCTCTCTCCAATGAGTTGTTCAGAACGTCGCGGCCACGTCCAGGCTTCCTGGCGCCCCGGAATAGGGGTCAGGGCGCTCTCCCCTGTTTTTTTCATGGAACTCCGGTCAGTTGTCGTCCGGTCTTGGACGTGCGCACCGGCGGCGTGGCCGGCGTGAGCGCGGCCCCGGCCTGGACCGAGCCGGTCGGAGGCACGCTGTATCCCACAGGACCCTCCCTTTTTCCGGAACCGGGCGACGGCATGCCCCGTGGCGGACTGCCTCTGGGGGTCATCGGATCGGTGTGCCGGGAGTTTTCGGCCTGGTCGAGGCATGGCGGAGCCCCGGGTCTGTTGTGCGTCTGCGTGGGATCGGTCCCTGAAAGGCGCGATCTGTCCCGCGCCACCAGCCTGGCGGGCGGCTTTCTGTCCAATCTGGGCATGGAACCGGACCGTTTGGCGCTTTTTTTCCTGAGCGAGGGGCTTTTGATCGATCCCCTGGCCTCCCTGCACGCCTTCTTGAATCTCAAGCGTCTGGGCGTCAAACTGGGGGTGGATATGTGCGACATCGAAAGGCCTCCGTATCATTTTCTGGAGATGCTGCCGGTCGACTTCCTGCGTGTGGGACGCGAGGCGGATCACGGCCGCGTGGACGCCGCACGCGGCGGAGTCGATGATTTCGGGCGCGGGCTGACGAACCTGTGCGAATTTGCTGAAAACCTGCTGATGGATGTGATCGTGACCGGGGTGGACAGCTTCGCCAAGTACCGCATGGTTTCCGGTCTGGGCTGCCGCTTCGGACAGGGAGAGTATTTTTCCGCCGTTTCGCCCTCCGGAAAGTCCCCAGGACTTTTCGCCGTAAACGGCGTCCCCTCCGGTTCCTGA
- a CDS encoding PHP domain-containing protein — MLLDCHLHTRNYSSCSTLDPSEACTLAARRGLHGLVFTEHHRLWDVRDLAILQRGHPGLILHRGMEISVAEGYDLVVISPGVTREFPPGTPFAKVEKALAGVRGESFVFLAHPFRYTERCDAAINMLLEYADAVEHASINILRAGCERMGDHFRSLRAALYENASRRHGLPGIYNSDSHFPQAVGAVASEIDVCEISRDPGEFVAQLKAASFREHQNTALLSALFG, encoded by the coding sequence ATGTTGCTCGATTGCCATCTCCATACCCGAAACTATTCCTCATGTTCCACGCTCGACCCTTCAGAGGCCTGCACTCTCGCCGCGAGACGAGGACTTCACGGCCTGGTCTTTACCGAACACCATCGCCTGTGGGACGTCCGCGATCTGGCCATCCTGCAACGCGGCCACCCCGGGTTGATCCTCCATCGGGGCATGGAAATCTCAGTGGCCGAAGGCTACGATCTGGTGGTCATCTCCCCTGGCGTCACGCGGGAGTTTCCCCCGGGTACGCCCTTTGCGAAGGTGGAAAAGGCCCTGGCCGGAGTTCGCGGGGAGTCTTTCGTCTTTCTGGCCCATCCCTTCCGCTACACCGAGCGGTGCGACGCGGCCATAAACATGTTGCTCGAGTACGCGGACGCCGTGGAGCACGCCTCCATCAACATCCTGAGGGCGGGATGCGAGCGCATGGGCGACCACTTCCGGTCCCTGCGGGCCGCCTTGTACGAAAACGCCTCGCGTCGGCACGGATTGCCCGGAATCTACAATTCCGACAGCCATTTTCCCCAGGCCGTGGGCGCCGTGGCCTCGGAGATCGACGTCTGTGAAATTTCTCGGGACCCGGGGGAGTTCGTGGCCCAACTCAAGGCCGCCTCGTTCCGGGAACACCAGAACACGGCGCTGCTTTCGGCCCTCTTCGGCTAA
- a CDS encoding MucR family transcriptional regulator encodes MDDYLKEALEIVKAQASVRTMVEEEIASMVRRLADSIRNIAEGVAPVGEPGVAAASDPKKAVREKSIICLESGKSFKILTKKHLGKFGLTPDEYRAKWGYPKNMPLVCKELQRERRKKMKDMRLWEKRIKKEA; translated from the coding sequence ATGGATGATTATCTGAAGGAAGCGTTGGAAATAGTGAAGGCCCAGGCCAGCGTGCGCACTATGGTCGAGGAGGAGATCGCCTCCATGGTACGCCGTCTGGCCGACAGCATCAGGAACATCGCCGAGGGCGTGGCCCCGGTCGGTGAGCCCGGCGTGGCGGCCGCCAGCGATCCGAAAAAGGCTGTCCGGGAAAAAAGCATCATCTGCCTGGAGTCCGGGAAGTCGTTCAAGATTCTGACCAAGAAGCATCTGGGCAAGTTCGGGCTGACCCCGGATGAGTACCGGGCCAAGTGGGGCTATCCCAAGAACATGCCCCTGGTGTGCAAGGAACTGCAGCGGGAGCGCCGCAAGAAGATGAAGGACATGCGGCTTTGGGAAAAAAGGATCAAGAAAGAGGCCTAG
- the purE gene encoding 5-(carboxyamino)imidazole ribonucleotide mutase — MTKVAVFLGSVSDEDTMRPCAEVLASFGVPFVFTVTSAHRTPERTRRLVAELEAQGCQVFICAAGMAAHLAGAVAAATIRPVLGVPITASALGGMDALLSTVQMPPGFPVGTVALDAAGARNAAWLALEILALSDPALAQGIAKARQGFVVAVEKAAAELEARTPKKA, encoded by the coding sequence ATGACCAAGGTGGCCGTTTTTCTGGGCAGCGTCTCCGACGAGGACACAATGCGCCCGTGCGCCGAGGTGCTGGCCTCCTTCGGGGTGCCCTTCGTCTTTACCGTGACCTCGGCCCACCGCACCCCGGAGCGCACCAGGCGACTGGTGGCGGAACTGGAGGCCCAGGGGTGCCAGGTGTTCATCTGCGCCGCCGGCATGGCCGCGCATCTGGCCGGGGCCGTGGCCGCCGCGACCATCCGGCCGGTTCTGGGGGTGCCGATCACGGCCTCGGCCCTGGGCGGCATGGACGCGCTTTTGTCCACGGTGCAGATGCCGCCCGGATTTCCGGTGGGCACGGTGGCCCTGGACGCGGCCGGGGCGCGCAACGCGGCCTGGCTGGCCCTTGAGATCCTGGCCCTGTCGGACCCGGCCCTGGCGCAAGGGATCGCCAAGGCCCGTCAGGGATTCGTCGTCGCGGTGGAGAAGGCCGCGGCCGAGCTTGAGGCCAGAACGCCCAAAAAGGCGTGA
- the purD gene encoding phosphoribosylamine--glycine ligase, whose amino-acid sequence MRVLLVGSGGREHALAWKLRQSPTVSELFIAPGNGGTAGLGHNVPIADSDVEGLCAFAREKGVALTVAGPELPLTLGLTDAMDALGIPCFGPDKYAAGLEGSKAFAKEVMRQAGVPTADFRVFDDPDAARAYLDQVGAPVVVKADGLAAGKGVVVAKTVAEAKTAVSDMMEKKMYGPAGERVIVEEALCGEEASFLAFCDGGTCVPMTACQDHKAAYDGDKGPNTGGMGAYCPAPILPESDYGRMADMVFAPILRVLAARGHPFRGVLYAGLMMTEKGPLVLEYNVRFGDPECQPLLARLRGDLAEIMLACATGTLDAAMVGWSRQSAVCVVMAAAGYPGSYQKGMEITGIDLAEADPDVTVFQAGTRREARRIVTSGGRVLGVTALGEDLGAAQKRAYAAVSKIAFDNAFFRTDIGDKGLRREAGK is encoded by the coding sequence ATGCGGGTGCTGCTCGTCGGTTCAGGGGGTCGGGAACACGCCCTGGCCTGGAAACTCAGGCAAAGCCCCACAGTGTCGGAGCTTTTCATCGCCCCGGGCAACGGCGGCACGGCCGGTCTGGGCCACAACGTGCCCATCGCCGACTCCGATGTGGAGGGTCTGTGCGCCTTCGCCAGGGAGAAGGGCGTTGCCCTGACGGTGGCCGGACCGGAACTGCCCCTGACTCTGGGGCTCACCGACGCCATGGATGCGCTCGGCATCCCCTGTTTCGGACCGGACAAATACGCCGCCGGGCTCGAGGGCAGCAAGGCCTTCGCCAAGGAGGTCATGCGTCAGGCCGGGGTGCCCACGGCGGACTTCCGGGTCTTCGACGATCCGGACGCGGCCCGGGCCTATCTGGACCAGGTCGGCGCGCCGGTGGTGGTCAAGGCCGACGGACTGGCCGCCGGCAAGGGCGTGGTGGTGGCCAAGACCGTGGCCGAGGCCAAGACCGCCGTGTCGGACATGATGGAGAAAAAAATGTACGGCCCGGCCGGGGAGCGGGTGATCGTGGAGGAGGCCCTTTGCGGCGAGGAGGCCTCGTTTCTGGCCTTTTGCGACGGCGGAACCTGCGTGCCCATGACCGCCTGCCAGGACCACAAGGCCGCCTACGACGGGGACAAAGGGCCCAACACCGGGGGCATGGGGGCCTACTGTCCGGCCCCGATCCTGCCCGAGTCCGACTACGGCCGCATGGCCGACATGGTGTTCGCCCCGATCCTGCGCGTTCTGGCCGCCCGGGGCCACCCCTTCCGGGGGGTGCTCTACGCCGGGCTGATGATGACCGAAAAAGGCCCCCTGGTCCTGGAATACAACGTGCGTTTCGGCGATCCGGAATGCCAGCCGCTTTTGGCCCGGCTTCGCGGCGATCTGGCGGAGATCATGCTGGCCTGCGCCACCGGGACCCTCGACGCGGCCATGGTCGGCTGGTCGCGGCAAAGCGCGGTATGCGTGGTCATGGCCGCCGCCGGCTATCCCGGGAGCTACCAAAAGGGCATGGAGATCACGGGCATCGATCTGGCCGAGGCCGACCCGGACGTGACCGTGTTTCAGGCCGGGACCAGGCGCGAGGCGCGGCGGATTGTGACCTCGGGAGGCCGGGTTCTGGGGGTGACGGCCCTTGGAGAGGACCTTGGCGCGGCCCAAAAGCGGGCCTACGCCGCCGTATCGAAAATCGCCTTTGACAACGCCTTTTTCCGCACGGACATCGGCGACAAGGGGCTGCGCCGGGAGGCCGGAAAATGA
- a CDS encoding methyl-accepting chemotaxis protein, with protein sequence MFKKSIGFVLILTVSASVLTGILALVAYVSTSSHDMALQMEKQSLTQTGETLKRAIEVSLRETKSMARSLAIQNAVVEAFEGQPERARERLKSYMEGYKDSIWAIFAFDATGRVLAGYNAAGEDMAGKNRGDRDYVKAIAQGQDLYVTKDVFPSAANADTLVFAVAVAVKDGAGRRLGGLAVVPKWSTVTQTFIDPLRFGERGYGFIMSDKGVFIAHAADKTLLLKDVSGEDFIREALRIKEGMVEYDWKGEDKFMSVTRLPETDWYICMSAYASEMTETATAQRNVLLCVGAAVIVAVVLVIGLFLRALVNRPLAAIGTFARRIAAQDYQAGLHGTFRFEMKDLSENIRSMVAEIKNKLGFSQGMLEAIPLPCVVSDPQGNILFLNQVIVDFVERGGSPAEYLGSSVAEFFYGEKGRQTITDKAIAERRPIRDAQMEMTTRKGNSKFIQIDAAPLYDLDGALIAGFALLMDLTEIKRQQTLIADQNKVIAEAARQASGVSDLMASAAAQLSAQIEQSSKGSEQQRLRVQETATAVEEMNATVLEVAKNASTAAERSADAGRKAKDGADVVTEVVSAIGTVQREATGLKENMGTLGRQAEDIGKIMGVISDIADQTNLLALNAAIEAARAGEAGRGFAVVADEVRKLAEKTMNATKEVGQAIGDIQHGARETVTRVEAAVSAVERATALSGKSGAALHQIVDLVENAGDQVRSIATASEQQSAASEEINRSVNEINAIATEMAEGMEQSARAVSDLAAQAQTLNDLIARLHGGGEALPCSGQRALA encoded by the coding sequence ATGTTCAAGAAAAGCATCGGGTTCGTGTTGATCCTGACGGTATCGGCCTCGGTTTTGACCGGCATCCTGGCCCTGGTGGCCTACGTCTCCACGTCCTCCCATGACATGGCCCTGCAAATGGAAAAGCAGAGCCTGACCCAGACCGGCGAGACCCTCAAGCGAGCGATCGAGGTCTCCCTGCGGGAGACCAAATCCATGGCCCGCTCCCTGGCCATCCAGAATGCCGTGGTCGAGGCCTTCGAGGGCCAGCCGGAGCGGGCCAGGGAACGCCTGAAAAGCTATATGGAGGGCTACAAGGACTCCATCTGGGCCATCTTCGCCTTTGACGCGACTGGCCGGGTCCTGGCCGGATACAACGCCGCCGGGGAGGACATGGCCGGCAAGAATCGCGGCGACCGGGACTACGTGAAGGCCATCGCCCAGGGCCAGGACCTGTACGTCACCAAGGATGTCTTCCCCTCGGCCGCGAATGCGGACACCCTGGTCTTCGCCGTGGCCGTCGCGGTCAAGGACGGCGCCGGCCGGCGTCTGGGGGGTCTGGCGGTGGTGCCCAAGTGGAGCACGGTCACCCAGACCTTCATCGATCCCCTGCGCTTCGGTGAGCGGGGCTACGGTTTCATCATGAGCGACAAGGGCGTGTTCATCGCCCATGCCGCGGACAAAACCCTCCTGCTCAAGGATGTCAGCGGCGAGGACTTCATCCGCGAGGCCCTGCGGATCAAGGAGGGCATGGTGGAATACGACTGGAAGGGCGAGGACAAGTTCATGTCCGTGACCCGCCTGCCCGAGACGGACTGGTACATTTGCATGAGCGCCTATGCCTCGGAGATGACCGAGACGGCCACGGCCCAGCGCAACGTGCTCCTTTGCGTGGGCGCGGCGGTCATCGTGGCCGTGGTCCTGGTCATCGGGCTGTTCCTGCGCGCCTTGGTGAACCGGCCCCTGGCGGCCATCGGGACCTTCGCCAGGCGCATCGCCGCCCAGGACTACCAGGCCGGGCTTCATGGGACGTTCCGGTTCGAGATGAAAGACCTCTCGGAGAACATCCGGAGCATGGTGGCCGAGATCAAAAACAAGCTGGGCTTCTCCCAGGGCATGCTCGAGGCCATCCCCCTGCCCTGCGTCGTGTCCGATCCCCAGGGGAATATCCTCTTTCTCAACCAGGTGATCGTCGATTTCGTGGAGCGCGGCGGCAGTCCCGCCGAATACCTGGGCTCGTCCGTGGCCGAGTTCTTCTACGGCGAAAAGGGCCGGCAGACCATCACCGACAAGGCCATCGCCGAGCGCCGCCCCATCCGCGACGCGCAGATGGAGATGACCACCCGCAAGGGCAACTCCAAATTCATCCAGATCGACGCCGCGCCCCTGTACGACCTCGACGGCGCTCTCATCGCCGGATTCGCCCTGCTCATGGACCTGACCGAGATCAAACGCCAGCAGACCCTGATCGCCGACCAAAACAAGGTGATCGCCGAGGCCGCCCGCCAGGCCAGCGGCGTCTCCGACCTCATGGCCTCGGCCGCGGCCCAGCTCTCGGCCCAGATCGAGCAGTCGAGCAAGGGCTCGGAGCAGCAGCGCCTGCGGGTCCAGGAGACGGCCACAGCCGTGGAGGAGATGAACGCCACCGTGCTTGAGGTGGCCAAAAACGCCTCCACGGCGGCCGAGCGGTCGGCCGATGCCGGCCGCAAGGCCAAGGACGGCGCGGACGTCGTCACCGAGGTGGTATCGGCCATCGGCACGGTGCAGCGCGAGGCCACGGGCCTGAAGGAAAACATGGGCACGCTTGGCCGCCAGGCCGAGGACATCGGCAAGATCATGGGGGTCATTTCGGACATCGCCGACCAGACCAACCTTTTGGCCTTAAACGCGGCCATCGAGGCCGCCCGGGCCGGCGAGGCCGGCCGGGGCTTCGCTGTGGTGGCCGACGAGGTCAGAAAGCTCGCGGAAAAGACCATGAACGCCACCAAGGAGGTGGGCCAGGCCATCGGGGACATCCAGCACGGGGCCCGGGAGACCGTGACCCGGGTGGAGGCGGCGGTGTCCGCCGTGGAGCGGGCCACGGCCCTGTCCGGAAAATCCGGCGCGGCCCTTCACCAGATCGTGGACCTGGTGGAGAACGCCGGGGACCAGGTGCGCTCCATCGCCACGGCCTCGGAACAGCAGTCCGCGGCCAGCGAGGAGATCAACCGGTCGGTGAACGAAATCAACGCCATCGCCACGGAAATGGCCGAGGGCATGGAGCAGTCGGCCCGGGCCGTAAGCGACCTGGCCGCCCAGGCCCAGACCTTGAACGACCTCATCGCCCGGCTGCACGGCGGGGGCGAGGCCCTGCCCTGTTCCGGGCAAAGGGCCCTGGCCTGA
- a CDS encoding nucleoside transporter, translated as MSTGIFLLVFIALGFVVLAYFTRRSKNQAKRHPGEQNPIDFWLYGKSRKDDDED; from the coding sequence ATGAGCACCGGTATTTTCCTTCTGGTCTTTATCGCCCTGGGCTTCGTGGTCCTGGCCTATTTCACCAGGCGTTCCAAAAACCAGGCCAAACGCCACCCCGGCGAGCAAAACCCCATCGACTTCTGGCTCTACGGCAAAAGCCGCAAGGACGACGACGAAGACTGA